From the genome of Ignavibacteriales bacterium, one region includes:
- the uvrB gene encoding excinuclease ABC subunit UvrB: MNKFELVSSYEPSGDQPKAIAELLEGLKRGDKHQVLLGVTGSGKTYTMSNIIKEYNRPTLIISHNKTLAAQLYSEFKSFFPNNAVEFFISYYDYYQPEAYVVKRDLFIEKDFSVNEEIDRLRLKATTSLIEGRNDVIIVASVSCIYGIGAPEEYARQIIFLRKGQTVERKKLLRNLIDIYYTRNDADFTRGTFRARGDVVEIIPAYQYEEAVRIEFWGDEIERLSIIDSITGDVIREVDSIPIYPAKYFVTTRDQVNRAIISIEEELREQLKYFWSQEKYVEAQRLEQRTKYDIEMMREIGYCSGIENYSRHMDARAPGSRPYCLFDYFPKDYLLIVDESHVTIPQVRGMYNGDRSRKEVLVEYGFRLPSALDNRPLKFEEFDAMTNQLIYVSATPSDYEFTRSNGTFVEQVIRPTGLLDPEIEVRPVKGQIDDLIGEIRKRVVLKERVLVTTLTKKMAEDLTDYLDKLKIKVRYIHSEVDALERVEIIRDLRIGEFDVLVGVNLLREGLDLPEVSLVAILDADKEGFLRSERSLMQTAGRTARNVNGIVIMYADKITESMRKTIEETTRRRKLQTEYNIEHNITPTTIFKSVEEIMNATSIADVRKKDYEREDSTFLKVAEPVIKYMTDDQRKELLEQMTEEMLAAAKDLEFERAANMRDEIDKLKKMIK; the protein is encoded by the coding sequence ATGAACAAATTCGAATTAGTCTCAAGTTATGAACCGTCGGGCGATCAGCCGAAAGCAATTGCAGAATTACTAGAAGGACTGAAACGGGGAGACAAGCATCAAGTTTTACTGGGTGTAACGGGAAGCGGCAAAACTTATACAATGAGCAACATTATAAAAGAATACAATCGCCCGACACTCATTATTTCTCACAACAAAACTCTTGCAGCACAGCTCTATTCGGAATTCAAATCATTCTTTCCAAACAATGCCGTTGAGTTCTTCATAAGTTATTATGATTATTATCAGCCGGAAGCTTATGTAGTAAAGCGCGATCTTTTTATTGAGAAAGATTTTTCAGTGAACGAAGAAATCGACCGGCTGCGCTTGAAAGCAACTACATCTCTTATTGAAGGAAGAAACGACGTAATAATTGTTGCAAGCGTTAGCTGCATTTACGGAATTGGCGCACCGGAAGAATACGCGCGGCAGATAATCTTTCTACGTAAAGGACAAACAGTTGAACGGAAAAAACTTTTAAGGAATTTGATAGATATTTATTACACAAGAAACGATGCGGATTTTACCCGCGGTACATTCCGTGCGCGCGGAGATGTTGTGGAAATTATTCCAGCTTACCAATACGAAGAAGCAGTCAGAATTGAATTTTGGGGAGACGAGATAGAGCGGTTATCAATAATTGATTCCATAACCGGAGATGTAATTCGTGAAGTTGATTCAATTCCTATTTACCCGGCAAAGTATTTTGTAACTACTCGAGATCAAGTTAACCGCGCAATTATTTCTATTGAAGAGGAACTGCGTGAACAATTAAAATATTTCTGGTCTCAAGAAAAATATGTTGAAGCTCAACGGCTTGAACAACGCACCAAATATGATATTGAAATGATGCGCGAGATCGGATATTGTTCCGGAATTGAAAACTATTCCCGGCATATGGACGCCCGCGCCCCGGGCTCAAGACCGTATTGCCTATTCGATTATTTTCCTAAAGATTATTTATTAATAGTAGATGAATCTCACGTGACAATTCCGCAGGTACGCGGAATGTATAACGGGGACCGTTCTCGTAAAGAAGTCTTGGTTGAATATGGATTCCGGCTTCCTTCCGCACTCGATAATCGCCCGCTCAAGTTCGAAGAGTTTGACGCTATGACGAATCAATTAATTTATGTAAGCGCAACTCCTTCCGATTATGAATTCACACGAAGCAACGGAACATTTGTAGAGCAAGTAATTCGTCCAACGGGATTGCTCGATCCGGAAATTGAAGTCCGTCCAGTGAAAGGTCAGATTGATGACCTGATAGGTGAAATTAGAAAACGTGTTGTGTTAAAAGAACGTGTTCTTGTTACAACGCTTACAAAAAAAATGGCGGAAGACTTAACCGACTATTTGGATAAGTTAAAAATTAAAGTGCGGTACATTCACAGCGAAGTTGACGCACTCGAGCGCGTTGAGATCATACGTGATCTTCGTATCGGCGAGTTTGATGTTTTGGTTGGTGTGAATTTACTTCGAGAAGGTCTGGATCTGCCTGAAGTTTCTCTTGTCGCTATTCTCGATGCAGATAAGGAAGGATTTCTGCGGAGCGAGAGATCACTTATGCAAACAGCCGGACGAACTGCGCGTAATGTGAACGGGATTGTAATTATGTATGCAGATAAAATTACAGAGTCGATGCGCAAGACAATTGAAGAAACAACCCGACGCCGTAAACTTCAGACGGAGTACAACATAGAGCACAACATAACACCAACAACAATATTTAAAAGTGTTGAAGAAATTATGAACGCAACTTCAATTGCGGATGTCCGCAAGAAAGATTACGAAAGGGAAGATTCGACATTTTTGAAAGTAGCCGAACCGGTTATAAAATATATGACCGATGATCAGCGCAAAGAATTACTGGAACAAATGACCGAAGAGATGCTTGCAGCGGCAAAAGATTTGGAATTTGAACGTGCGGCGAATATGCGGGATGAAATTGATAAACTGAAAAAGATGATTAAGTGA
- a CDS encoding SufE family protein: protein MSYKNGNNVTIPETQDEIVKEFDQYTDWEDKYKRIIDLGRQLASLDETYRTDKYKLSGCQSQVWINAKLQDGKIFFEADSDAAIVKGLIALIIKVYSGHTPDEILSSPPEFVAKIGIDNHLSPTRKNGLGAMMKQIQMYAVAFKSLNMKREK from the coding sequence ATGAGTTATAAAAATGGAAACAACGTGACAATACCGGAAACACAGGATGAAATTGTAAAAGAGTTTGATCAGTACACGGACTGGGAAGACAAGTACAAACGAATAATAGATTTGGGAAGGCAGCTTGCCTCGCTTGATGAAACTTACCGGACAGATAAATACAAATTGAGCGGTTGTCAAAGCCAGGTGTGGATTAACGCCAAACTTCAAGACGGAAAAATATTTTTTGAAGCCGACAGCGATGCAGCTATTGTAAAGGGTTTAATAGCGTTGATAATAAAAGTTTATTCCGGTCATACTCCGGATGAAATTCTTTCCTCCCCTCCCGAGTTTGTTGCAAAAATAGGAATTGACAATCATCTTTCTCCGACACGCAAAAACGGGCTTGGCGCAATGATGAAACAAATTCAGATGTATGCGGTGGCGTTTAAATCGTTAAATATGAAACGGGAAAAGTGA
- a CDS encoding DUF3078 domain-containing protein encodes MKKIIALLFLLSLETTFGQIPDSLKNKWIPTFVAGLGINQIAFSNWVKGGDNSIAWTLLGDLHYDKIGTPWTFKNSIKVTYGRSKIGSETYRTTDNDLYVENVAVRDVGWVVSPFISNSIRTQIAKGFDYKVEPAVEIANFFDPGYMTQTIGFTYDKYSNVITRLGVGFQEIFTNRFRQYSDPINLADRFKFEIGIESVTDINYKIDDNIVYSGKMRFFSQFKSLDVWDVRLDNVIAAKVTKYISVNFTYLVIYEKVQSPYTQVKEGLQIGIVYNIL; translated from the coding sequence ATGAAAAAAATTATTGCTCTTTTATTTTTGTTATCACTGGAAACAACATTCGGACAGATACCGGACTCACTTAAAAATAAATGGATTCCCACTTTCGTTGCCGGACTTGGAATCAATCAAATCGCCTTCAGCAATTGGGTCAAAGGCGGCGATAATTCTATTGCATGGACTTTGTTGGGCGATTTGCATTATGACAAAATAGGAACTCCATGGACATTCAAAAACTCCATTAAAGTTACTTACGGAAGATCAAAGATCGGATCAGAAACATATAGAACAACCGATAACGACCTTTACGTTGAAAATGTTGCTGTACGTGATGTTGGCTGGGTGGTAAGTCCTTTTATTTCCAATTCAATTAGAACACAGATTGCAAAAGGATTTGATTATAAAGTTGAACCCGCGGTTGAAATCGCAAATTTCTTTGACCCCGGTTATATGACTCAAACAATCGGTTTTACATATGATAAATATTCAAATGTTATTACGCGTCTTGGAGTTGGCTTTCAGGAAATATTTACAAATCGCTTTCGCCAATATTCTGATCCAATCAATTTAGCTGACAGGTTTAAGTTTGAAATAGGTATTGAATCCGTAACAGATATCAATTACAAAATTGACGACAATATTGTTTATTCCGGTAAGATGAGGTTTTTTTCTCAATTTAAAAGTCTTGATGTTTGGGATGTTCGACTGGATAACGTAATCGCCGCAAAAGTTACAAAGTATATCTCAGTAAACTTTACTTATCTTGTCATTTATGAAAAAGTTCAGTCGCCGTATACACAAGTTAAAGAAGGGCTTCAAATAGGAATCGTTTACAATATTTTATAA
- a CDS encoding cation diffusion facilitator family transporter, translating to MAHEHSHHNHSHQSRLNSTTGRLAITMTLNFIITVVQIIGGIISGSLALISDALHNFSDGVAIIISYIALKLKEKSNSQRHTFGLRRAEILAAVINASVLIVIYIFLFYEAVLRFYEPHKIEAQTMAVVAFVGLVANIIGTVLLKRDSKDSLNIRSSYIHLLGDSVSSVALIAGGLAIALWNIVWIDPLLTILIGIYIIKESYDILGDAVHVLMEGAPSDISLDQIKKEVEKLSEVEDIHHIHIWTVGDNDVHLEAHLNVSDMKISESDKLRIKIEKLLESKFGVHHITLQFECNQCLESGLLGKHK from the coding sequence TTGGCACACGAACATTCGCATCATAATCACTCACACCAGAGCAGATTAAATTCCACAACCGGGCGTCTTGCAATTACAATGACGCTCAACTTTATTATCACAGTTGTACAAATTATCGGCGGAATTATATCGGGAAGTCTCGCGCTGATCTCGGACGCGCTTCATAATTTCAGCGACGGTGTGGCAATCATTATTTCCTACATTGCGTTGAAGCTGAAAGAGAAAAGTAATTCGCAGCGCCATACGTTTGGATTAAGGCGTGCTGAGATTCTTGCCGCCGTTATAAATGCATCCGTTCTAATAGTGATTTATATTTTTCTTTTTTATGAAGCGGTTTTAAGATTTTATGAGCCGCATAAAATAGAAGCGCAAACAATGGCAGTTGTTGCCTTTGTGGGATTGGTCGCAAATATTATCGGCACTGTTTTGCTTAAGCGCGATTCTAAAGACAGTCTTAACATACGTTCATCATATATTCACTTATTGGGAGATTCAGTTTCGTCCGTTGCGTTAATTGCAGGCGGACTTGCCATTGCTCTCTGGAATATTGTTTGGATTGATCCGCTGCTGACAATTTTGATCGGAATTTACATCATAAAAGAAAGTTATGATATACTCGGCGATGCGGTTCATGTTTTGATGGAAGGCGCACCATCGGATATTTCTCTTGATCAAATAAAAAAAGAAGTAGAAAAATTATCAGAAGTAGAAGACATCCACCACATTCATATCTGGACTGTCGGCGATAACGACGTTCATCTCGAAGCGCATCTTAATGTCAGCGATATGAAAATCAGCGAAAGCGATAAATTGAGAATTAAAATCGAAAAATTGCTTGAATCAAAATTCGGAGTTCATCACATCACACTTCAGTTTGAGTGCAATCAGTGCTTAGAAAGCGGGCTACTTGGTAAACATAAATAA